The following proteins are co-located in the Melanotaenia boesemani isolate fMelBoe1 chromosome 5, fMelBoe1.pri, whole genome shotgun sequence genome:
- the LOC121640650 gene encoding uncharacterized protein LOC121640650 produces the protein MALRFSISVALLLSAWSTASCDPLVDGVLQVDCNDRYFMMAVDLAVTGEDVRFEAVDRIGAYAITEDYAAECGYTLSIFPFLGLVELRASYFSCHTDQNDDAFMFRFNLITNEEEEEVIYALNQTCSPSVPFSSREVVCEVNYMEVSLRSDLTCSSEMSDDWNALGPAYWSSTSEWQVTLQKADEVMPPMNLSEARKQGYMFDLSYGRIVFRTPYGQPDSCSTEVNGVAVEVVHATLFSRKSWVVFLVDLVAACSTNEGSYDGSYMVWKAPDGLYPSLNGTQISVGLNGDLVEQAVAEQMGVMEKNTTTVHISIPTNAEGGYRKSLVNGSIFEFYLFHLYMRQIAVDEDYLETVVLYHRILITPLLPCHLVTEELAILEEGLFVIFLGNVPEDVELTSVRLNEQEFAVPFTNDSSYSITKVFYPNSTHSYTMTVPLNDSVVTQQFSRENATMLHKLDVNFMLTIPGNDPYYHKASVMASVNISPPVLAAVCTESGISFKLDHLPSLSLWELTIGSNVLTPELAAKRGYTMTNDSQSLLLDVPLFTLGYEYRNITVTGFLGTFEVLVRDRNTSKVQTSTVKTCRFNSTGLVLCSTDGWMTVVADLSAVLPSGEIPARTHLTNEHCGPREADGTRVLFSFPLNSCDSAVKLTRGNVTYRNKIFYNLNMNNLDADTATEGATVQCAYPLASLHRLFSVYSFESEAEGFGRIAYTKQPTAADHTTVVSQKTKMSIKYLPAFHTTAHYIKAFKSHNLAGAYKKSNHVNS, from the exons ATGGCTTTGAGGTTCAGCATCAG TGTGGCTTTACTGCTGTCTGCATGGTCAACTGCAAGTTGTGACCCCCTCGTGGATG GAGTCTTGCAAGTGGATTGTAATGACCGTTATTTCATGATGGCTGTTGATCTTGCCGTCACTGGAGAAGATGTTCGCTTTGAAGCTGTTG ACAGAATAGGTGCCTACGCCATCACTGAGGACTATGCAGCAGAATGTGGCTACACCCTCAGCATTTTCCCTTTCCTGGGCCTTGtagagctcagagcttcatacTTCAGTTGTCACACGGACCAGAAT GATGATGCATTCATGTTCAGATTCAACCTGATCACAAacgaggaagaagaggaggtcATCTATGCACTGAACCAGACCTGTTCTCCCTCTGTCCCTTTCTCATCCAGGGAGGTTGTTTGTGAGGTCAACTACATGGAG GTGTCTCTGAGGAGTGATCTTACCTGTTCTTCTGAGATGAGTGACGACTGGAATGCTCTTGGACCT GCCTACTGGTCATCCACTTCAGAGTGGCAGGTGACACTTCAAAAAGCAGATGAGGTGATGCCACCCATGAACCTCTCTGAAGCTCGTAAGCAGGGCTACATGTTTGACCTGAGCTATGGGCGGATTGTGTTTCGTACACCGTATGGACAACCTGACTCGTGCAGCACTGAG GTGAATGGCGTCGCAGTAGAGGTGGTCCATGCAACTCTGTTCTCCAGGAAAAGCTGGGTGGTCTTCTTGGTGGACCTGGTGGCTGCATGCTCCACAA ATGAGGGATCATATGATGGTAGCTACATGGTATGGAAGGCTCCAGATGGTCTGTATCCCAGTCTGAATGGCACACAGATCAGTGTTGGCCTCAATGGGGACCTTGTGGAGCAGGCTGTTGCAGAGCAGATGGGTGTCATGGAAAAGAACACCACCACAGTCCACATCAGCATCCCCACTAATGCTGAGGGAGGGTACAGGAAG AGCCTTGTGAATGGCAGCATCTTCGAGTTCTACCTGTTCCATCTGTACATGAGGCAAATCGCAGTGGATGAGGATTATCTGGAGACTGTGGTCCTGTATCACCGTATCCTGATCACTCCCCTCCTGCCCTGTCATCTGGTCACCGAGGAGCTGGCTATCCTGGAAGAAGGGCTGTTTGTGATCTTCCTGGGAAATGTCCCTGAAGATGTTGAGCTGACTTCTGTGCGGCTGAACGAGCAAGAATTTGCAGTGCCCTTCACCAATGACAGCAGCTACTCCATCACGAAGGTCTTCTATCCCAACAGCACCCACAGCTACACTATGACGGTGCCTCTCAACGACTCTGTTGTAACGCAGCAG TTTTCTAGAGAGAACGCAACCATGCTGCACAAGCTGGATGTGAACTTCATGCTGACTATTCCTGGAAATGACCCGTATTACCACAAGGCATCAGTAATGGCATCAGTCAACATTT CTCCTCCAGTCCTTGCTGCCGTCTGTACGGAATCTGGGATCAGCTTCAAGCTGGATCACCTGCCATCTCTCTCCCTGTGGGAGCTCACCATTGGCTCCAACGTGCTGACGCCAGAGCTGGCCGCCAAGCGGGGCTACACAATGACCAATGATAGCCAGAGTCTACTGCTCGATGTGCCACTTTTCACTCTGGGCTATGAATACAGG AATATTACTGTAACTGGATTTCTTGGCACATTTGAGGTCCTTGTGAGGGATCGCAACACATCCAAGGTCCAGACTTCCACTGTCAAGACGTGTCGCTTCAATTCCACAGGGCTCGTCT tgTGTTCCACTGATGGCTGGATGACTGTGGTGGCtgacctgtctgcagtcctgCCCAGTGGGGAGATCCCAGCAAGAACCCACCTCACTAATGAGCACTGTGGACCCAGAGAAGCAGATGGCACCAGGGTGCTCTTTTCCTTCCCACTCAACAGCTGTGACTCAGCAGTCAAG CTGACGAGGGGAAATGTGACCTATCGCAACAAGATTTTCTACAACCTCAATATGAACAACCTTGATGCTGATACTGCTACTGAAGG GGCGACTGTGCAGTGTGCGTATCCTCTGGCTAGCCTCCACCGCCTGTTCTCGGTGTACAGCTTTGAATCTGAAGCAGAAGGTTTTGGCAGAATTGCATATACCAAGCAGCCCACAGCAG CAGATCATACCACAGTTGTTTCCCAGAAAACCAAAATGTCCATCAAATACCTGCCTGCCTTCCACACAACTGCTCACTACATCAAAGCTTTTAAGTCCCATAATCTTGCTGGTGCTTATAAGAAAAGTAACCATGTAAACTCTTAA